Part of the Dehalococcoidia bacterium genome is shown below.
CCTTCCCAGCGTGAAAACAGGGGCGATTTTGGCCGCCCTCCTGGTGGTCTCGACTGCCTTTCCAACGCCAGGGCAAAAGCCTAGTTCACCAGCTCTGGTAACCAATCTTGCCATTCTTCCCCCATGGTAGCCCTCTGCTGAATATCGATGCCGCTTACAAAGACGCCGGTCGCCGGCTGATTGCCGCTTTTCCCTCTACCTGATAGGCGCCTACTACTTGCAGATTCGAACCTGCGTATCAAGAGTCACGCTCCACAATAAAACGAGCTATCTCGCTAAGCTGACGCCTGGGCCAGGGGAAAAGCGATATCCCATTGAGTTCCTCCACGGCTGCATCACGATACCCAATGGCTAGACCATGGGCATAGCCCCTAGCAGCAACATCATCCAGAATTCCTACGACAGCGCGTACTCCCTCATCACTAATTGCCTCCTCCTGGTATATATCCACCAGTTCTCTCCTCGCCTTACCCTTTGCCTTCTCAAGTGCATATGCAATGGGAAGAGATTTCTTCCTGTGCCGAATATCGCTGCCCCAGGGCTTGCCCGTCTTCTTCTCATCACCCCATATACCGAGTATATCATCCCTGACCTGGAAGGCCAGCCCCAAATTCCTACCGAAGCGATAGAGCCCCCCTATCACATCCTCATCATCGCTTCCCAGCAACGCTCCCATCTCAAGCGAGCGGGCAATGAGGATTGCGGTCTTACTTTCTATCATTTCCAGATAATCACCCACCACGACATCGAATCGGCTCTCATAGCTAATGTCAAGGTACTGACCCTCGATGGTAGTGAGGCAAGCCTCGTACATTAGCCTGGTAGTAAGCAATTGCTTTACCGCCGGGACGCCACGCTGGGCAAGACCTATCAGGGCAAGGCCGGCTATAGTGGCCAGGGCGTCGCCGGCGTTTATTGCCTGGGGCTTTCCCCAGATGCTCCATACCGTTGGACGGTGACGCCTTTCCCTATCGTCATCCTGGACATCGTCGTGGATTAGAGAGAAGTTGTGCAGCAGTTCCATGCCTGCCGCCGCCGGCAGCGCCTTGTACCA
Proteins encoded:
- a CDS encoding polyprenyl synthetase family protein, with amino-acid sequence MTGDQKVSEPFAFKKYRAAINTELRAVLDDRQSPLYDMMRYHLGWVDEQGNPIEASPGKALRPTLCLLACEAVGGAWYKALPAAAGMELLHNFSLIHDDVQDDDRERRHRPTVWSIWGKPQAINAGDALATIAGLALIGLAQRGVPAVKQLLTTRLMYEACLTTIEGQYLDISYESRFDVVVGDYLEMIESKTAILIARSLEMGALLGSDDEDVIGGLYRFGRNLGLAFQVRDDILGIWGDEKKTGKPWGSDIRHRKKSLPIAYALEKAKGKARRELVDIYQEEAISDEGVRAVVGILDDVAARGYAHGLAIGYRDAAVEELNGISLFPWPRRQLSEIARFIVERDS